The genomic DNA GGTAAACCGCGTCACCGTGGCTAAAGAGGAGCTCAAGAAATTCGTCACTAAGCGTCCGAATGACCGCATCGGCTTGGTAATCTTTTCCCGCTACGCCTTCACCCAATGCCCCTTGACAGTCGATCATGGTGTGCTCATGAATTTTGTCGATCAGGTGAATGTAGGCGATGTTGAGGACGGCACCGCGATCGGGATGGCGATTGCCACCGGTGTAAACCGGCTGCGCGAGTCCGACTCCAAGTCGAAAGTCATGGTGCTCCTGACCGACGGCGACAACAACGCCGGTGAGATCGATCCGCTCACGGCAGCGAATCTGGCGGCCGCTATGGGTGTCAAAATATACACGATCGGCGTCGGTAAGCCGGGGAACGCCATGTTCCCGTATCAGGACCCGCTGTTCGGCAAGCGATACATCTACCAGCCGGTGCGTATCGATGAGGCCTCGCTTCGCGAGATCGCCGCCAAGACCGGTGGCCGCTATTTTCGCGCCAAGTCGGGCGAAGAGCTCGACCAAATCTATAGTATGATCGACGCCTTGGAGAAAACAAAGATCAACATCTCGGCGCACATTCAGTATCATGAGTTGTTCCCATTATTCACCTATGCCGGGCTCATCCTGCTGGCGCTCGAGTTAATACTGACCAACACCTATTTCAGGAAGTTGCCGTAGGAGCATATTAGACGATGCGTTTCGCCGAACCGCTGCATTTCGCCCTGTTGCTTGGCGTGCTCATGCTGGGCAGTTTTATGTTTTGGGCGCTGGCACGCAAGA from Candidatus Zixiibacteriota bacterium includes the following:
- a CDS encoding VWA domain-containing protein, which translates into the protein MMANLEFGGLGLNLFGPDTSVIPAWIIFLIGAVVLAAMLAYYFKRKRFRSATLKYSDIRIVKRAARSNRQRYRFVLPALRLMAVALFVLAFARPRLGTEVTDIDSEGIDIMMVLDISSSMLAEDFKPVNRVTVAKEELKKFVTKRPNDRIGLVIFSRYAFTQCPLTVDHGVLMNFVDQVNVGDVEDGTAIGMAIATGVNRLRESDSKSKVMVLLTDGDNNAGEIDPLTAANLAAAMGVKIYTIGVGKPGNAMFPYQDPLFGKRYIYQPVRIDEASLREIAAKTGGRYFRAKSGEELDQIYSMIDALEKTKINISAHIQYHELFPLFTYAGLILLALELILTNTYFRKLP